GCCCGCCTGCCCGTCGGCAGCGTCTGCTCCGTAAGCCGCTCCGAGCCCccgagcgggcggcgggggggtgtCTGGGTCCTGCCTGACTGTGCACCTGCGGCGGCTCCTGCCCCTTTGTCCCTGCCCGTTGGAGcgtggcggggccgggcggggggagcggtGCTGCGCTACGGCCTCGCCCCAGCCGCCGCTCGGGGGGAGGCGCCCCGTGTTCCCCCCGGCGGGGCCAGACTTTGGACCGCGCAGGCAGGGAGCGCCGCTGGCAGCCTCCCCGCTGCCTCCCACCCCGCggctgccagggagctgcccccggccgggcaggcGGCGACCGGCGCCCCTCCGCGgttgggggggggctgcggggtgaGAGCCCCGTCCGCAAACGCGGTGCTGCTGTAGCCGAGGGTGTGGGGTGGCTGTAGCCCTGGATCCCTCCCCGGACCCCGTGGGGTCCCGCTCTTGCCCGGTGGGGTCCCATCCGTACCCCATGGGGTCCTGTATTTAACCGGTGGGACCGTGCCTGTAACTGGTGCGGTCCCGACCGTACCCCGTGGGGTCCCGCTCTTACCTGTTGGGGTCCCATCCGTACCCAGTGGGTcctgccccacaccccaccccaccccaaggATACTCGGGCTACCAAAACAGGACACGTTTATTGACAAATGTAACCGGTACAGACCACGCGTAACAGGGACAGACGGTGCCCCGCCggtgggggacacacacacacaccccgggGCGGGGGCACTGTCCTTATCCTTGTCCCCATCCCGTCCCACCGGTGTGGGCAGGGGCACACCGGGCGCCGCTTCTCCCGCCGACCCGAAACCGCCTCTTGTTTAACCGAAACTGTCTCTATTTACACAGCCTGGCCCTGACCCCGCAGCCGTCCCCGTCCCCTCCTTcgcgccccccccgccctcctGCTGCCGTCCTCAGTCCCCACCGGGGGTGATGGGGGTCCCAGGAGTGGGGGGGGTGTAGGGGATGGGATGTCGAGGGGTCCCGGGGATCTCGCGGGGGGCTCAGACATAGTTCCTCTTGTCGTAGCTGGTGACGGCAGAACGCGGAGCAGAGTAGGCCACCTTGCCGGTCGGGTACCTGTCGTCTTtgggggggcaggagcagcagagcaaggacccccccagcagcaggagggcagaggctgcccagcccACGTAGAGTGAGGTGCCCAGCTCCCGCTTCTGCGCATCGAGCACCAGCGGGTTGTAGAAATCCCGGATGATGGTGTTGGCTGACCAGGAGACGGGGATGAGGGTCATGACGCcggagaggaggaagatgacGCCGGAAACAATGGTGATCTTGGCTTTGGTGCTCTCATCCTCCACGCAGCGGGTGCACTGGGCACCCACGATGGCCACCAGTAAACCCAGGACAGCCAAGACGATGGCCACCACCAGGAGGGCGCGGGCAGCTTGCAGGTCCTGCGGTAGGGCCAGCATGGAGTCGTAGACCTTGCACTGCATCTGCCCCGTGCTCTGCACCACGCAGTTCATCCAGAGCCCTTCCCAGATGATCTGGGCTGTCACGATGTTGTTGCCGATGAAGGCCGTCACCCTCCACATGGGCAATGCGCAACAGATGATGCTGCACAACCAACCCAGCACCGACAAGGCCACCCCGCCGATCTCCAACCCCATCGACATGGTGGCTGGTTTGCTGCCTCACTCCAGGCGATGGTGGAGAGGAACCTACGGACCGAAACCGTTGCCGTCACCAGTCACCGCTTGCGGCCCTTGGGGGATCAGCTTACACCTGGGTGCACCTGCGCTTATAAGGGCTGGCGGGGCCAGCTCAAGCGCCCGCCCGGGGTGGGGTTTCGCTGCTGGACGCTCCTCTCCACTCCTCCGTCACCCGTCACCTGCCACCTGCGTCCCACACCCTCCCCTTTGTTTGCAGAGATGGCGCCGGGTTACAGGCaagggtgggagggggagagacGCCGCCTGCCACGGCCATCCCCTTGGGTTTGGGCTGTGGGCACCGGCAGGCACGGCCACCATGCTCATTTGGACCCACTGAACCCCTTGGGGACCTGGAAATCCCTTGGCTTTGCCATTCCCCCCTGTAGGTGCCGGCGGGTCAGGGTTTAGTTTATTTCTGGAGCGTCTTATCAGTGCTCACGTTTAACTGGGGTTTGGCAAGCACCAGGCACCTTTGCATTGTTGTGCAAAGTGCAACCTTTTCACCATGCTGTGATGCTTGTTGCTTTGGCACCGCCATACCAGGGGACCCATGGGTGCTCCCACCGTGCTGGGCAGGGAGTGCCAGCAGGGATCCCCTGACCGGGTGATAAATCTTTACTCATCCTGCTCAAATATTGTGGCCTTGAAGGAAGCAGATAATGCACGTAACTGCGCTGACATCATCACCCCATCAACCTGAGCAAGCAGACagtgaagggggaaaaaaaaaaaggcaagtgcaggcaggctgccagcagtCCTGCTCCGACCTGACAGTGGCAACCCTGTGGCTGAGGTGGGCATGTGTGTCCCCCACCAACGGTCCCCCACCAACCATCCCCCCAACCTTGCTAGTGGCAGTGCTGGTATTTCtggccccccaccccaggaatGTGGTTGCCGGGCCCCGCTGGACACgggcttgctgctgcctgttccctgcctgccccaaaATCTCCCCTACGACTTATTATTAACTACTTGAGCGCAGCAGGATGCTGGCAGCCAGCGCTGCGGAGGGAGCCCCCCTGCTCGGGCACCCAAGGTCTGTAATGCGGGGAGCCCCCCCGTCTGCCTGGCTGCACCCGCAGCACCCTGACACCCCatagctggggggggggtgtcacctTCGGatgccccacagcaccctgaaATCCCGTATCTGGTTGAGTCAGCTACTGCTGCCCTGCAACACCCTGAACCCCCATAGCCAGCGTGGTCAGCCTctgccaccccacagcaccctgacACCCCATATCTGTCTGGGTTAGATGTTGTCACCTCCttgtaggacaaggcctcaaggacaagagtccaagtactgatagcctgatgaatagagacttgttagaacttgtagggcacaagccctgggaacaaaggaacaagctaactgcagacccctgcgCCGttacagttgaggaggcaaccagacggacagagaaacgAGTAGCCAGGTAAGGGAACGGAGAGCGCCGATATGTAACTTTGTTAATCAAGAAAGCCGTGTAGAAAGAAACCCCCTAATTTTGGAATAGAAATTGTTGCTATGTCAAGGTAAACTaataagttcctattgttctaacggtgtgccttaaatatcaaccaatcagtgttttttacgcttaagatttaaccaatcagtgtgtaatatgtagaaggtagaaacgtatataattgtaagaaaatcactaataaactgacaacttgcttgcatcaagctgcatcccgtctcttcattcgccacACCTCCTGTCACCTCAGCACCCCATATCCATCCAGGTTGGCCTCTTGCCCCTTGCAGCACCCTGTATCTGACCTCTGTGACACCCCAATACCCTTTATCCAGCCAGGTTAGCCTCTGCCAGCCCATGGCATACCCAGAATACTCTGGACTGGTCAGGTGGCCTTCTGCCACCCCATTGAAACCTGATCACACCGCAAAGGACATCCCAAGACCCCCCCACCCAGCCAGGGTTggtggctgggggggtgggggtacCCCTATATGTGCTGTTGAGGGGGAGCCCATGCATGCAGCACCCCAGGGCCTTGTGTCCTtgtccctgggggtgctggggatcCCAGCCGTCGGGGGCACCTTGGGATACCAGTGATGCCAGCGCTGCTGGCAGGTGATGGTGGGTCCAAGGCCAGGCTTGCcggggtgctgctggcactACACTGCCACCACCAGAGGGGGGTCTGGGCTGGCTGAGGGCCCCCAGGTCTGCACGCAGGGGTGCCGGCAGCACATGCatcaggcagagctgtgccagcgGCCCCGGGGTGTGGGTGCGCACAGATGCGCGCACACCCCCACACATAAACTCACACCCCCTCTGCCGGCAGGGACACCTGCACACGCAGCCGCACATGCAGCCAGCCGCACACAGACTGAGGCCAGCGGGCACACGACAGCAATGCGGGTGCACACAAGGCACCTCATGGTGCGCACAAGGCTGCAGATGCACTAGCATGTGCACCCCCAGCTGCATTGCCatgggtggctgcaggggctgtggggcagcaggggggtCTAGGTGGGACTGTGGGGCAGGGGGTAGGGGCAGGGTTATACCATAAGCATGTCTGTGGGGCAATGGGGATACTTCAGGCaggggtgtggggcagggggggataCCCCCAGGTATGGATGTGAagcaggggaagagggggaTGCCTCAGGCAGGTGTATGGAGCAGTGGGGAGACCCCTGGGGTAGGGTCTACTGGGGCAGGTATGGGATGAGATGGGGCAGGTGAAGCATCGCAGCCCCTGACCCTGCAATCAGAGCCCACACACTGCGTCTCCACTTTGTTGTCCCAAATTGCCTAAAGTACAGGCTGCACACGGTGCCGCGCTGGCccggggcagcagctgctgcctgactCACGACAGAGGAAGGGGCAAATCACCAGGGTTTCggggtgctggctgctgctgcacgcTTCAGAACACATTCTTGTGGCAAGCAAACTGGCTTGCTGGTGTTTACCGAGAACAGCTGAGCAGGGCCAGGGTACCTGTGGGTGTCCTGGgagcatccccatccctgctgctgtgtcccCCACCCTGGTGAagtccctctgctccccacccccacccccacccccagatgGGAAGGGATGGAGGAGTATCACCCACAGCAGGTCCCCTGGGATGGGGACGAGATAGGGTGACCTCATGCAGCCACCAGTGGCATGGGGATTCGTTTGCCCCCCATGAGGTGGTGATCCCAGATGAAGCTCAGACCCAAAGGTCATGGGGGCATTGTCAGTTTGGTGGCCCATGCTGCGGGAAGCACACCTGTGCTGgcggggggttgggggtggagAGGTGTCATGCACTGCAGgcatccccccatccccactgTACACCCAGCACCCCGGGGGAGAGCAGGAGGTGACGACAGAAACCACCCCAGGCACCGTGGGGCTGTGTCCCACTCACGTGCGCCCAGCAGCCGGCATGGGGTTTGGGGTGTTCCCCTTCCCCTGCGGTCTCGGGAGTGGGGAGTGACGGTGCGTTTCCCCCCCCCGGGCGAGTGGGGCCGGGGCGGTAAGTGCTACCTCGGCTGCTTATATTTCAGGCGCggggctgctggctctgccctggccagggCACACAGGCAGCCCATTGTTGAAGCCCCTTCGGCGACAGCGGAGAGCAGGTAAGGCGGCTCTGACCATCAATGGTGGCTCTGTCTCCCAGCAGGGCGGGGATGGAGCTGCCGGCAGTGCCGGCGCCCAAACGGCACATGGGGGACAGTGGGGGGCATGGTCCAGTGGGACGTGGCAGGGGGTTGGCAGCTTGCCCAGGGGATTCTGGGCTGCCCGAAATCTCAGTGTGCTCTGAGCATCACCACCCTGACAGCTTCGAATCAGCTTCCCCAGGGCTTTGCCACAGCATCCCGCTTCCTCTGAGCATTGCCTGTGGAGGGAACCCCCATTGTGCCGCTCAAATCCCTTTTCCTGAGCCATTGCCGTCGTCTCCTCCATCCCTTCGAAAACCCCCTCGGCAGCACTTGGGCATAGTTTCCCCATTCAGAGCTGCTTGTTGCTCAGCAAATTGAGcagggcttttatttttggagTGACTTCAGGCTGAAGGTCCCTTTTCTGGCAGCCGTGTGTGCTGCCCGGCAGCTGCATCCCCCAAGGGACACCACAGTTCCCGGCGCATGGCTCCTCTCCGCTGAGCCGATCAGACTTTGCTTTCCCATAGCAGGAAACAACCTGACTCTGCATATTTGAGCCGGTCGGGGGGGTTTTATGTTGGGCAAGGACGTTTTTTGGGAACATTCAGTCTCTGGACTGCTGGTAACTAATCCCCGGCTGCCGGCAGGGAGAGGCTGCCCTGCTCCGTGCCGGCTGAGTGGAAGGGCTGGTGGCCGTGCCTTGTTTGGTGGATTTGAAGCCGGAGATCCCAGTGGATCACTGCTTGCTGGCAAGTCTCGCCTTCCCTTTTGGGACCTCGAGGTAGACGG
The Falco rusticolus isolate bFalRus1 chromosome 1, bFalRus1.pri, whole genome shotgun sequence genome window above contains:
- the CLDN3 gene encoding claudin-3, with the protein product MSMGLEIGGVALSVLGWLCSIICCALPMWRVTAFIGNNIVTAQIIWEGLWMNCVVQSTGQMQCKVYDSMLALPQDLQAARALLVVAIVLAVLGLLVAIVGAQCTRCVEDESTKAKITIVSGVIFLLSGVMTLIPVSWSANTIIRDFYNPLVLDAQKRELGTSLYVGWAASALLLLGGSLLCCSCPPKDDRYPTGKVAYSAPRSAVTSYDKRNYV